One Glycine soja cultivar W05 chromosome 2, ASM419377v2, whole genome shotgun sequence genomic region harbors:
- the LOC114383423 gene encoding uncharacterized protein LOC114383423, giving the protein MRLSQPLFRYKPFTSQKINGTVNFVGHRTHLQTSYKKTVAPIFITNGSNAPLTTKLAPCNAITLPTLSAEDDANNANNRTKNEVSNGTSKGKSFWGAVSLIIGTAVGPGMLALPALTVKSGPFPSSIIILASWLYVISSIIIVAELCFESMEQDGVEEMSFTSLATKTLGSGFGALVALVYSTLSFSLLVACVAGIGSIFSPWFQGRNVLLVHALFPLLVGILIAFFPFKTIDVANRLLCFLMLFSITGLVAIGISVARANIISSFALASWKISSILPIIPVAVLTLGFHVITPFICKVAGNTIDEARKAILIGGTVPLVMVLSWNLIVLGLVGTNNIPATFGDPMSLLLSVNPSALSAVQGFAFSAMATSLIGYAVSLPKQLLDTLELVSEKAKACDEHNYSGKVGLASYSGGSCIGNSGKVCFKGSRNVTMVASTMRSNEQACDPIKVLVTLSLLGFSVLIASFFRSMFSRALDLAGVYANCFLFGIIPPVMAYMQQSKKKIRKSIIPGGNGTLLLLFIVSVVLGIWH; this is encoded by the exons ATGCGACTCTCCCAGCCATTATTCAGATACAAGCCTTTCACAAGCCAAAAAATTAATGGCACAGTGAATTTTGTTGGACATAGAACCCATCTTCAAACAAGTTATAAGAAAACTGTAGCTCCTATTTTCATAACCAATGGCTCCAATGCTCCTCTCACCACAAAGTTAGCACCCTGCAATGCAATCACATTGCCTACCCTCTCAGCTGAGGATGATGCAAACAATGCTAACAACCGCACCAAGAATGAGGTTTCTAATGGAACTTCCAAGGGAAAGAGCTTCTGGGGTGCTGTTAGTTTGATCATTGGCACTGCTGTGGGTCCTGGAATGCTGGCTTTGCCTGCTTTGACTGTTAAATCTGGTCCATTTCCTTCATCAATCATAATACTTGCTTCATGGCTCTATGTCATTTCCTCAATCATTATTGTTGCTGAACTTTGCTTTGAATCCATGGAACAAGATGGGGTTGAAGAAATGAGCTTCACAAGCCTTGCAACAAAGACATTAGGAAGTGGTTTTGGTGCATTGGTTGCTTTGGTTTACTCAACTTTGTCTTTTTCCTTGCTGGTGGCCTGTGTTGCTGGTATTGGATCCATTTTCTCTCCATGGTTTCAAGGGAGGAATGTTTTGCTTGTTCATGCCTTGTTTCCTCTTCTTGTTGGAATATTAATTGCCTTTTTCCCATTCAAGACCATTGATGTTGCGAACCGGCTTTTGTGCTTCCTTATGCTTTTCTCTATAACTGGACTTGTTGCCATTGGAATATCTGTGGCAAGAGCCAACATAATAAGCTCATTTGCTTTAGCCTCATGGAAAATTTCTTCAATACTTCCTATCATACCTGTGGCTGTACTCACATTAGGATTTCATGTCATAACTCCTTTTATATGCAAAGTTGCTGGGAACACTATTGATGAGGCTAGAAAAGCAATACTAATTGGTGGAACGGTTCCTTTAGTCATGGTTTTGTCATGGAATTTGATTGTGTTGGGGCTTGTGGGGACCAATAACATACCAGCTACCTTTGGTGACCCTATGTCCCTTTTGCTTTCTGTGAATCCATCTGCTTTATCAGCAGTTCAAGGCTTTGCCTTCTCTGCTATGGCAACTAGCTTGATAGGATACGCTGTAAGTTTGCCTAAACAGCTTCTTGACACTTTGGAGTTAGTATCTGAAAAAGCCAAAGCTTGTGATGAGCATAATTATAGTGGAAAAGTTGGATTAGCTTCTTACTCAGGAGGGTCTTGCATTGGTAATTCTGGGAAGGTTTGCTTCAAAGGTTCAAGAAATGTGACTATGGTTGCATCTACAATGAGATCAAATGAGCAAGCATGTGATCCGATTAAAGTGCTTGTAACATTGTCCCTCCTTGGTTTCTCAGTGCTGATAGCTTCATTTTTTCGCTCAATGTTTTCAAGAGCTCTTGATCTTGCTGGGGTATATGCCaattgttttctctttggcaTTATTCCTCCTGTGATGGCTTACATGCAACAATccaagaagaaaataag GAAATCAATCATTCCAGGCGGAAATGGAACACTTCTACTGCTTTTCATTGTCTCTGTGGTTTTGGGAATTTGGCATTAG